Proteins from a single region of Xenopus laevis strain J_2021 chromosome 9_10S, Xenopus_laevis_v10.1, whole genome shotgun sequence:
- the uqcrc2.S gene encoding ubiquinol-cytochrome c reductase core protein 2 S homeolog (The RefSeq protein has 1 substitution compared to this genomic sequence) — protein sequence MKLATGARFLSRRLYSAKAAPKSEASGRARLNPEELQITKLPSGLVIASIENYSPSSKIGVFVRAGSRYENAGNLGVNHVLRLASSLTTKGASSFKITRGIEAVGGGLSVTSTRENIVYSVECLRDYVDTVMEYLINVTTAPEFRRWEVSDLQSKVKLDKAIAYQNPQVGVLENLHAAAYRNTLANSLYCPDYRIGKITSDELQQFVQNHFTSSRMALVGLGVSHSELRQVGEQFLNIRSGSGSAGVKAQYYGAEIREHNGDSLVHAAVVAEGASTGSREANAFSVLQHILGAGPFIKRGNNTSSKLSQAVNKATNQPFDVSAFNASYSDSGLFGVYTVSQAAAASEVINAALNQVKAVAQGNVTEADVTRAKNQLKSQYLMPLESSCGLIGDIGSQALASGTYTTPTETIQQIDSVTSADVVSAAKKFASGKKSMAATGNLENTPFVSDL from the exons ATGAAACTTGCTACGGGTGCCCGGATCCTCTCT aggaggCTTTACTCTGCAAAAGCTGCTCCAAAATCGGAAGCAAGTGGACGGGCACGTCTGAACCCGGAGGAGCTACAG ATCACAAAGTTACCGAGTGGACTGGTGATTGCATCTATAGAAAATTACTCGCCCTCATCCAAGATCGGTGTGTTTGTAAGAGCCGGAAGTAGATATGAAAACGCTGGTAATCTAGGGGTTAACCACGTGCTCCGTCTTGCATCCAGCTTG ACAACCAAGGGTGCGTCATCATTTAAAATAACCCGTGGAATTGAAGCTGTCGGTGGTGGATTAAG TGTGACCTCCACAAGGGAAAATATTGTGTATTCAGTAGAATGTCTGCGGGATTATGT AGACACTGTAATGGAATACCTCATCAATGTTACCACTGCTCCAGAATTCAGGAGATGGGAGGTATCTGATCTACAATCAAAAGTAAAACTTGATAAGGCCATTGCCTATCAAAACCCACAAGTTG GAGTTCTAGAAAATCTTCATGCAGCTGCTTACAGAAATACACTGGCTAACTCCTTGTACTGTCCTGACTACAGGATTGGAAAAATTACATCAGATGAG ttgCAGCAGTTTGTACAGAACCATTTTACAAGCTCAAGGATGGCACTGGTTGGATTAG GCGTGAGCCACTCTGAGCTTAGACAAGTGGGCGAGCAGTTCCTGAACATAAGGAGCGGATCAGGTTCTGCCGGTGTGAAAGCACAGTATTATGGAG ctgaaaTCCGAGAACATAATGGAGACAGCCTTGTTCACGCTGCTGTTGTTGCCGAAGGAGCATCTACAGGTAGTCGTGAAGCAAATGCATTCAGTGTGCTTCAGCACATTCTAGGAGCTGGGCCCTTCATCAAAAGAGGAAACAATACGAGCAGCAAACTGTCTCAGGCTGTgaacaaagcaaccaatcagccattTGAT GTCTCTGCTTTCAATGCCAGCTACTCGGATTCTGGACTGTTTGGTGTGTATACTGtctctcaggcagcagcagcaagtgAG GTTATCAATGCTGCTCTTAACCAAGTGAAGGCGGTGGCTCAGGGGAATGTCACAGAAGCTGATGTTACTAGGGCAAA GAACCAGCTGAAATCCCAGTACCTGATGCCTCTGGAGAGTTCCTGTGGTCTGATAGGTGACATTGGCTCCCAGGCATTGGCATCTGGAACATATACAACCCCAACTGAAACCATCCAGCAGATTGATTCTGTGACCAGCGCGGATGTTGTCAGT GCTGCAAAGAAGTTTGCTTCTGGAAAGAAATCTATGGCAGCTACTGGAAATTTGGAGAATACTCCTTTTGTTTCTGACCTGTGA